The window TAGTCGAGATACGCAGCGGGGTACGGTTCCGCGTTGTGTCGGGAGGGACCTCGAGAACGCTGGACCCGTTCTTCCTGTCGGTGGACGCTTCGCCTGATAGGTCGGCCTCGAGCACCGCCGTTCCGGTAACCAGGCATCGCTAACCGGGAAGAAACATGAGTCAACGAGCTATTTTCGGTACCGGGTTAGCGGCCCGTACGAACAGGATCAGGGTGACGCTGTTGTTACGATAGTAGAACAGACAGGAGGGACAGAACGCAGGAAGTAGACCCAATTCGACGCCTGCCTTCCGTCTCGCCTGTCATTGTCGTCTCATCGGACGAGTGCGGTAAGGCTATCGATCACGTGGTCTCTTACACGATCGATTGTCCCGGTGAATAACCGACTTCGATCGTGTCTAATCACTTGGAAAGCATTCAGGTGACTCGCCGGAAGTACTGTAGGGATATTACAGGCTTCTAACGGAGATGCCCGTACGAATCTGCCGTGAATTGCGACCCCATAATAGTTACAATAGGTGCCTATTTTATATCTCGGTAGTGGGGACGTGCAAACAGTAGGCTCCGAAACTTCCAATGTCGGAGCGGATTCGATTCGAAATCTAGCGAGACAGAACAATAGTATTACATTTTATATTATTCTCGGAATCTATCTGTATTCGTTGATTCCGACCGAGAGATGGGGATGCCAATAGAATAGCGGCCTTCGCGTATGACCGTACGAACACCGACACTCTAGCAACTCCCGGTGTGATCGTCGAGAAAGGTGCTCCACCGGACTACGAAATCACAGTTAACGGCGAGTTTGAACTGATCGGTACCGATCTGTGCGAGAGCGGGTTGTTATCGCAGCGTATTCTGCCGAGGGAACTGTCGAGATCGGCCGAATCTGATTCCGTTTATCAAGTGAAATATAGTGACCACTGAAAATCAATACACGACCCACCGCGCGACTCCTATGCGGTTCGGAACGAAGTGCACGAGAACTGTGGATAGTGCGATCGATGTGTGAATCGTCCCGGTTCTCTAGAACTATATCTGTTGTCGACTGAAACGGTGTTGCTGCGCTAGAATCAGCAAGTATGCCGAAAGTTCATATCGACTATAGCGTCGGTGCCCAGAACGAGCGGTCGTCGTTCACCCTCTCGCCTTTTCATATGATCCCTCACCGACTATGCGGCCCTCGTTAACGGAGAGCTGGTACCACTGATCCTGTTTGCCGTCCCATCGAGGACGCCAGGTCACACGTTTCAACCGGAGATGGTTAGGAATCCATATCGCGCTATGTGGTTTACGCTACTATGATTCCTTTTTCGCTGACCTCCTCACCCTTCACCAAGCATTCGATTTGTTATGTTGATCGTACGTGTTTACCCCGAAGTCTCAACAGCCGGTTCAGTGTGAGCCCGTGATATCATCTCATTGTTGTTGACGACTCGGCGAAGTTCTTCGTAGGGATTGCGTCCCTGCTGGCGCCATGTCGCCAGCAGGGACAAGATCGTCTCGTGAACGAACATACCTCGATCGTTACGGAGTGTCCCGATGATTTTCCGGAGAACGACTGGTTCACGAAGTGCGTTCTCAGCTGCGTTGTTCGTCGGGGAGACCGCTGGCTCACCGACGAAGGTGAGCCAGTGGTCGATCCCTCCTTCGATTTTCCCGAGTAGTGTTGCCACTGGTTCGTCGGTTACTGACCGCCCCACGAGCGATCTAAGCCCGTTCTGGCATGAGCGGTGCATCTGTGCTCTCTCACGAAGACTCGGGTCGGTCTCCAGCCACGACTGGAGACCGACGAACATCTGCTTGAGATACCGGTAAACGGGTTCTGCCTCCTCGTGGTCACTAGCAGCGTCTTCAGCTTCTCGGAGAAGATGTGCCCAGCACCGCTGAAGGTTACTGCTGAACGCTGGATACGCCGTCCACCCATCGCAGATGACCGTTCCCGGGAAGTCCTCGCCGAGGACTTCCGCGGGAACATCACTTCCACGACTCTCCCTTACGGCGTATAGCGTGTGCTCGCTCGTCCGAAACGTCCAAATCCACGCCTGCTCACCCTCGCGTTTGATACCGGTTTCGTCAACGTGAACGATCTCTGCTTGCTGAATCTGTCTTCGAATCTGTTCGTATTCGCAGCGACCGGCGCGCGCAGCGCGCTCGGTCGCGTGCCACGCGGACGCGCCCGAGAGTTCTAATCCATGCAGTTGCTCGAACCGGTCAGCGATTTTCCGGTAGGGGAGGCGGTGATCGTACCGAGAAAGTGCTGCTTGAGAGATGACGTTCACCCCGAACTGCCCCTCATCGGGGCAGTCGGGGTGTGTAGCAACGGTTTCTGTTCCACAAGAGCTGCACTGGTAGTAGTGACGGTTGTACCGGGTGATTTCTGGTGGCTGTGGATCGGGAACCTCCTCGACGAGTCGGGGGCTGACGCCCACCGACTCGTCGAAGTGTTCGCCACACTCGGGACAACAGTCACAGGTGACATCGATCTCTTTGTCGGGATCTGCTGTTGCACGCCACTCAGGGTCGTGACCGTCCTTCCGTCCGGGAGTACCGCCATCGGTTCGAACATTCTCGTCTTCGTCGTCCTGCGAGGTCGGGGACTCGTCAGTCCCCGACCGTCGCTTACTGGGCGGTGTATGCGGATTTTCGTATTTGCGAAGGCGTGTTTCGAGTTCTTCTATCCGCTCGTCCTTCTGATCGATTTTCTTGTCCTTTCGCTTGTTCTCCCGTTCGAGTTCTTCGACTCGTTGCTCAAGTTGGAGAAGCCGAGAAAGGAGCTCTTCTTTGGTGAAATCGTCTGCGTTCACAGACTCCACCAACCAGTAGTGACAGCAGAAGTAACGGGATGGGCTCCGGTGCGGAGCCCATCCCTGAGAATCGTATCCGAGGTCTGCTGCCTGTTCATATCGCGTCCGTTGAACGCTTCCTACGAGAGAGTACCGAAATCAGCCCGGGCTAAACACATACTGTTGATCGAATGCTGGCCAGGCTACTGCGGCACCACCACCGAACCCTGGAGATACGTGGAGCGTCTCAGTTTGCAGCTCCGAACGCTATTACTGGCCGTTGTCGCATATATTCGCCCCCTGCTGGGCCCTCGTCCGACGAGTTAGTTTTCTCCAAACCCGTTCGTGGACTACTCGGTTCATCCGTCACTGCCTCGAGTTGTTCGGACGATCCAGAGCTACACGACATGGTTCGAGATCACCATCGGCCGATCGTTTTGGCTTCCATCTCCTGGAAGGTGCACTTCGTTCGAACCGTTGTTTGACCGTCGGGAAACCACTGGCCATCGTGGCGGGCGGATCGAGCTACGATAGCTCGGGTAGTCTCCGCGTCGCAGGCTCCGCGCATACGTTGCACCGACCAAGAGCCGTTTCTCGAGTGATACACACGCGTCGGCCGGAACTCGACGTCGATATGGGATTGACACCTCCTTGGTATCGTCTTCCACCCATCCGATTGGGCGGCAGTGCTCAGAGAACGTGACGTCCCGGGCCTCGAGAACTGTGGTTGCTACCGCCGTTGCTCACCTCGAGAGGCACTTGCTCGGACAGCACGACAGTAGCCCTGCCCCCAAATAAACTATATATCGATATATGAATTTGCGCTCGTGCCGATATCGACGAGGCAGTGCTCGGTGCCGGCGGCCCACACGCTCGAGAGAAGCACTGCTACTGGGTACGTCGGCACTGATCACAGTCGAAAGGACACGGTCTGACAACCACGCCCCCGTAAACTCGCCGGTCACAGTGGGAGGTCGTCCAGCGCGAGACTTACTCGTCGACAGCTGTTGCGGTACCGACGGTACTGGAATCGGTCGGGTTCGCACCCCCGTATTGCTCTACGAGTTCGTCGAGTCGGTCCGTCTCATCGACTGCCGGAAGCCTTCGAGTCGCAGTCTCGCACGTCGCATCGATATCGAGTCGGGCACAAACACGATCAGCGGTGACCTCGGCCATTCGGCGGTACGTCGTCAACTTGCCGCCAACGACGCTAACGAGCCCCGAAACTCCTTCGTCAGCGTGGTCGATCACGGTGAAGCCGCGAGAAATCCCTCGGCGGTCAGATCCGGCTTCATCCGGCGCGTACAGGGGACGCACACCCCACCAGGTTCGGACTGTCGGTGCGTCGGCGACGGACGGGAGCATCGCCGCACACTCCGAGACGGACCGTTCTACCTCCCAGTCTGGCCGATCGTACTCGTCGGGGTCGTTGACGGGAACGCTCGTCGTCCCGAGGACGACCTCCCCCTCGTGGGGAACGATGATGTCGCCGTCATCCGGTTCCCGACAGCGGTTCAGCACTGGCCCGAGGTCGTCGTACTCGACCGCAACCATCACACCTCGAGACGGAGCCATCCCGACCGTGGCACCAGCCATCTCGGCGAGCTGTCCGGCCCACGCCCCTGCCGCGTTGACGACGATTTCGGGCCTGACCGTGCCGTCGAGGTCGCCGCCTAACTCGACCGAGTCGATCCGTTCGTTAGAGACGGTTACGTCCGTAACCGGGGTATTGGGGCGGACTGCTGCTCCGTGGGCCTCGGCGTCGGCCGCGTTCGCAGCGACCAGTCGTGACGGATAGACGACGCCGTCGGGGACGCGGAACGCCTCGACGACGTCGTCGGACAGTCCGGCCACCTGCTCGCGTGCTTCGTCGCCGTCGAGACGTTCCACCTCGATACCGGCAGCCTTGCAGGCCGCCATCTTCCGTTCGAAGTAGTCCTCGTCATCTTCAGCCAGTCGAACGAACAGCCCGCCGGTATCGCGGATACAGGCCCCCGCAATGT of the Halobiforma lacisalsi AJ5 genome contains:
- the tnpC gene encoding IS66 family transposase, whose translation is MNADDFTKEELLSRLLQLEQRVEELERENKRKDKKIDQKDERIEELETRLRKYENPHTPPSKRRSGTDESPTSQDDEDENVRTDGGTPGRKDGHDPEWRATADPDKEIDVTCDCCPECGEHFDESVGVSPRLVEEVPDPQPPEITRYNRHYYQCSSCGTETVATHPDCPDEGQFGVNVISQAALSRYDHRLPYRKIADRFEQLHGLELSGASAWHATERAARAGRCEYEQIRRQIQQAEIVHVDETGIKREGEQAWIWTFRTSEHTLYAVRESRGSDVPAEVLGEDFPGTVICDGWTAYPAFSSNLQRCWAHLLREAEDAASDHEEAEPVYRYLKQMFVGLQSWLETDPSLRERAQMHRSCQNGLRSLVGRSVTDEPVATLLGKIEGGIDHWLTFVGEPAVSPTNNAAENALREPVVLRKIIGTLRNDRGMFVHETILSLLATWRQQGRNPYEELRRVVNNNEMISRAHTEPAVETSG
- a CDS encoding FAD-dependent oxidoreductase — protein: MTTDPTVLVVGGGATGAGVARDLALRDVDVMLVDRDGLASGTSGRSHGLLHSGARYAEADLESAEECLAENRILKDIAGACIRDTGGLFVRLAEDDEDYFERKMAACKAAGIEVERLDGDEAREQVAGLSDDVVEAFRVPDGVVYPSRLVAANAADAEAHGAAVRPNTPVTDVTVSNERIDSVELGGDLDGTVRPEIVVNAAGAWAGQLAEMAGATVGMAPSRGVMVAVEYDDLGPVLNRCREPDDGDIIVPHEGEVVLGTTSVPVNDPDEYDRPDWEVERSVSECAAMLPSVADAPTVRTWWGVRPLYAPDEAGSDRRGISRGFTVIDHADEGVSGLVSVVGGKLTTYRRMAEVTADRVCARLDIDATCETATRRLPAVDETDRLDELVEQYGGANPTDSSTVGTATAVDE